The Puniceicoccus vermicola DNA window CGTCGACAGCGTATCCTTCGCCCACTTCAAAATCGATCTCGATCGGCAGAGACACTTGAGCGACCCCCGAAAGAGGAATGCTAACGCCATAAAAAAAGATCCTTCCGCTGCTGCGGAGGAACCGTTTCATCAACCGGGAGTTCATCAAGCTCCCCGGTCAACTATTTCCGCCAGAAGCACAAGGTCTTCCGAATCGAGCTTCGGGCGATATCCGGCATCTGCTTCCAGGAAATGAACAGTGAGGAAACAATCACAAAGGTTCCGACTCCGGAAATCTCAATGACCGTGCCAGCCGCCGTTTCGCCCGCAGAGGCGATCAAAGGCAGAAAGAAAGCGAGAACAGGGAAAAAGAGAAAACGGCTCATTGGGGAAGCGGGCTTAAAATTTTTATTCGATTTACCTCAGAAACGCCCGACATCAGGCGAAGACGACCCGTTGTACCCCCGTGCTCCAATTTCTGTCAAACGATTTCTAAAATATTGAATAAAAATATCTTACAAATGGGTGAATCCCCCATTTCGCCGAGTGACTACATGACAGATCAAGCCTTTCACCTTCGATCTCCGAGGAACTGATGACCAATGACTTAGGCTCGGGATCTCGGAATTTTCACCAATCAAGGAGGGAGGGACGCATGGAGAAACTACTATCGTAGTTCCTCTACTGCAAAGATGGGGAGAACTACTGTCGTAGTACCTTTACGACAGAGGCGGAAAGAAACTACTATCGTAGTTCCTCTACTGCAGAGACAGAGAGAAACTACTTTCGTGGCTTCTCTACGAGAATGAGGGAAATGACGGGGCGAACCAGAAACGCTGGATGCAAGACCCGGATCCCTTTCGCAAGGACAGTTTCAGTCACCAAAATACGAATACCGCTCTTCCTTTAAGCGGGCGACCCAAATGACGTCAGCAACTGTGTTTTTCATGCAAGGGACAACTCCTGATTTTTCGCGATAGAGTGTAGGTGTATAATGATCTTTCTCATGGCGGCGGTAAGGGCGACTTTGTGGGGTTTCTGTCTTTCTTTGAGGCGTGCAACGTAGGGTTTGATGACGGGATTGTGGGCAGCTGCGGACTGTGCGGCCATGTATAAGGCTCTGCGGACTTTTGCCCGTCCTCCTTCGATTCTCCTGCGTCCCTTGTGGGTTCCCGAGTCTTGATCGAACGGGGCGACTCCCACGAGGGCGACCAATTGGTTTCTCCCGAACTGCGTAATATCACCGAGGTATGCGAGTATCGACCAAGAGGTCACCGAACCAATGCCTTTAACGCTGCAGAAGAGTTCGTCGTTTCTTTTCAAGGTTTCGTCGGATCCCACGCATTTCTCAAGCTCCCGGTCGGTCGTGTTCAGTTCCTGTTCGAGGGTTTTCAGCACTCGCAGGTAAGACTTCCTTAAGGAAGCCGGAGCTTTTTGAGTCCGGTTTTTCTCTTGTGTAATCATGTCGGAGAGCTGGGCTCTCCGGTCGAGCAATTCGATCATTTTTTTCCGCACGGGTGTGGGAGGATCGCATCGACGGGGCTTCTTTTCCTCCCCGAAGCGTGCAAGGATATGAGCGTCGATGGGATCGCTCTTGGCTTTGAGTCCTTCGCTTTTGGCGAAGTGTCTCACCCGGGAGGCATTGACCAGAGAAACGGCAATCCCGTGCTCCCAAAGGTCCTCTAAGAGAGCCTTCTCGTACCCTCCGGTAGCCTCACAGATCACATGTGGGATTCCCTCTTTTGGAAAGGCCTTTCTCAGAGAGGTCATTCCCGACGGTGTGAAGGGAAACCTCCGTTTACCTGAGGGAAGACATACTTCCAGCGTTTCCTTTGATATATCGACGCCGATGTAGGTGACTGTCTGGGTTGAATCCATAGCTTATATCTTCCTTGTAGAGATGAGCTCACCGGTTTTACGCTGGGGCTCTGTCAACTGTTTGATATTAAGCCAGGAGGCTACCGGGTGATCCGTGCTGACGTTCGAACTCTTTGGGTTCATGGTCTTGATCGATCTCTCCCGGAGCCGTCCGTCTGCGGTGGCCACCGCAGACGGACTTCCTGGCACTCCCCAGAGTCTCACTTCCAGAGAGATTTTTCGAGCCCCTCCTCCGACGAATGAAAGTATCCATTCTCGGAAGCGCTCAAAAATCAATGAACATACGGGCATCCTACAAGGTCTTGATTTTTGACAATTGATCATCGTTCACGCCAAAAGATCACTCCAAAGTCTCTGCAATTCTCTCGATTTCTTTTCTGACTCCCGGATTCTCATTCGCCCGTTTTGCCGCTTGCGTCGGAGTCGACATCGAACCCGTTCCGAGTCGTTCGGCCAGCCAACGGTTGGAAACCGAGGTCCGTTTCTTCATTACCGCTGCCAACAGGCACTTTTCCCGCGACATTTTCGGACGGGGAAGGGCTCCGAGATCAATCCCGGCGACCGTCGCCGCCTGAACGAGTTTTTCCTCCCAAACCATCATTCGCTCCTCCTTCAAGGCCTTCGGCTCCAAACCTTCGAAACGAACCCGGTCCAATTGAGCCCCCTTGGCCTTCGCTTCATCCCGCATCGCCTTGCGAAACTCCTTCGATCCCTTACACCAGCCCCGGCTCATCTGGGCCTCGGCCAGCTTCTTCTTTTCGAATTCATCCTCTGCCAGCCAAACCAAATAATCTTGGTAGCGATTCCACCCAGTCCGATTGTCGCCTAGCCCACCCGATTCGGATAAAACCGTCGAAAATTCCAACCATCCGGGACGCTCCCTTTTCTCGAGCCGAAAAAAGCTGCTCCAGCGATACTCCCCAAGATTTTCCGCCGAAACGATGCCCGCACGAACCGGATTCAGGTGAATGTAGTGGCAAACCTGCGCGAATAC harbors:
- a CDS encoding transposase, giving the protein MARPLRVEYAGGCYHVLNRGNYRQRIFSGKGAAEAFERVLGEAAERFGWRVHAYVIMSNHFHLAVELGEPNLSEGMKWLQGTWIRRFNRFRNWTGRPFQGRYKGIVVEPGHVFAQVCHYIHLNPVRAGIVSAENLGEYRWSSFFRLEKRERPGWLEFSTVLSESGGLGDNRTGWNRYQDYLVWLAEDEFEKKKLAEAQMSRGWCKGSKEFRKAMRDEAKAKGAQLDRVRFEGLEPKALKEERMMVWEEKLVQAATVAGIDLGALPRPKMSREKCLLAAVMKKRTSVSNRWLAERLGTGSMSTPTQAAKRANENPGVRKEIERIAETLE
- a CDS encoding transposase; translation: MDSTQTVTYIGVDISKETLEVCLPSGKRRFPFTPSGMTSLRKAFPKEGIPHVICEATGGYEKALLEDLWEHGIAVSLVNASRVRHFAKSEGLKAKSDPIDAHILARFGEEKKPRRCDPPTPVRKKMIELLDRRAQLSDMITQEKNRTQKAPASLRKSYLRVLKTLEQELNTTDRELEKCVGSDETLKRNDELFCSVKGIGSVTSWSILAYLGDITQFGRNQLVALVGVAPFDQDSGTHKGRRRIEGGRAKVRRALYMAAQSAAAHNPVIKPYVARLKERQKPHKVALTAAMRKIIIHLHSIAKNQELSLA